A genome region from Gardnerella vaginalis includes the following:
- a CDS encoding ABC transporter substrate-binding protein, with the protein MMNRTIKSTIALVACSAMAFGALAACGSSSSDSSDKGKVYFLNFKPESADQWKEVAKEYTKKTGVPVKVQNAASGTYEQSLKSEISKGDEAPTLFQVNGPVGYASWKDYTADLKDTELYKQLQNKDIALKDGDKVVGVPYAMETYGLIYNKSLLKKYTELKDAKVKSAEEINSFDKLKAVADDIQARKGELGVDGAFTSAGFDSSSDWRFKTHLANIPLYYEFKADKVTKQPAKIKGTFLDGYKKIFDLYITDSTTPATQLSSKTGEDANSEFSLGKAVFYQNGTWAWTDLQKAGMKAEDLGMLPIYIGAKGEEKQGLATGSENYWCINDKTSDANKKATKDFLKWVLTSDYGKEAMSKKMGFTTPFKSFADMKSENPLTAAAVEDAQSGKTPVSWNFTMMPSDNWKNDLGSALLEYAQGTGKWDKVKSAFVDNWAKEVAQTHEDQD; encoded by the coding sequence ATGATGAATCGTACAATTAAGTCAACAATTGCGCTTGTAGCTTGCTCCGCGATGGCATTCGGTGCGCTCGCTGCATGCGGTTCCAGCTCTTCGGATTCTTCCGATAAGGGCAAGGTTTACTTCCTTAACTTCAAGCCAGAATCTGCTGATCAGTGGAAGGAAGTTGCTAAGGAATATACCAAGAAGACTGGTGTTCCTGTAAAGGTCCAGAACGCTGCCTCTGGCACATATGAGCAGTCTCTTAAGAGTGAAATCAGCAAGGGCGACGAAGCGCCTACACTCTTCCAGGTGAATGGCCCTGTTGGCTACGCAAGCTGGAAGGATTACACTGCAGATCTTAAGGATACCGAGCTTTACAAGCAGCTTCAGAACAAGGATATTGCTCTTAAGGATGGAGACAAGGTTGTTGGTGTTCCATACGCAATGGAAACTTACGGCTTGATTTACAACAAGTCTTTGTTAAAGAAGTACACTGAGCTTAAGGATGCAAAGGTAAAGTCTGCTGAAGAGATTAATTCCTTCGATAAGCTTAAGGCTGTTGCTGATGACATTCAGGCTCGTAAGGGTGAACTTGGTGTTGATGGTGCTTTCACTTCTGCTGGCTTCGATTCCAGCTCTGATTGGCGCTTTAAGACTCACCTTGCAAACATTCCTCTGTACTATGAGTTCAAGGCAGACAAGGTAACTAAGCAGCCAGCAAAGATTAAGGGCACGTTCCTTGATGGCTACAAGAAGATCTTTGATCTTTACATTACTGATTCCACCACTCCTGCAACTCAGCTCAGCTCTAAGACTGGCGAGGATGCAAACTCTGAGTTCTCGCTTGGCAAGGCTGTGTTCTATCAGAATGGTACTTGGGCTTGGACCGACTTGCAGAAGGCTGGTATGAAGGCTGAAGACCTTGGCATGCTCCCAATCTACATTGGTGCTAAGGGCGAAGAAAAGCAGGGCTTGGCTACTGGCTCCGAGAACTACTGGTGCATTAACGATAAGACTTCGGATGCAAACAAGAAGGCAACTAAGGACTTCTTGAAGTGGGTTCTTACCTCTGATTACGGCAAGGAAGCTATGTCTAAGAAGATGGGCTTCACCACTCCATTCAAGAGCTTTGCTGATATGAAGTCTGAGAATCCTTTGACTGCTGCTGCTGTTGAAGATGCTCAGTCTGGTAAGACTCCTGTAAGCTGGAACTTCACTATGATGCCATCTGACAACTGGAAGAACGATCTTGGCTCCGCTTTGCTTGAGTATGCTCAGGGCACTGGCAAGTGGGATAAGGTTAAGAGCGCCTTCGTTGACAATTGGGCTAAGGAAGTTGCTCAGACTCACGAAGATCAGGATTAA
- a CDS encoding YesL family protein, translated as MISFGSPDSKFAQGMESFADAVWLTILMIITSVPIITIGASITAAHETARRIERGEAHTTSIYFKSFKNNFVKSTIIWIILLPILVAIVGSWIFLQLTPLLIIKFAISILWVLVAQWVFALQARFENSVGRTLINSLIFSVSYIATTFMMVLLDSVFFALVYLSLKYFLQGLPLLILLGWGSLIMLHTPLLERVFAKYVKTSGK; from the coding sequence ATGATTTCTTTTGGAAGCCCCGATTCAAAGTTTGCTCAAGGAATGGAATCGTTTGCAGACGCAGTATGGCTTACCATTTTAATGATTATTACGAGTGTTCCGATTATAACGATTGGCGCATCAATTACAGCTGCTCATGAAACTGCTAGAAGAATTGAGCGCGGCGAAGCACACACAACTTCAATCTATTTTAAATCTTTTAAAAATAATTTTGTTAAATCTACTATTATTTGGATAATTTTGCTTCCGATTCTTGTGGCAATTGTAGGGTCTTGGATTTTTCTGCAGCTTACGCCACTTTTAATAATAAAGTTTGCGATTAGTATTTTATGGGTTTTGGTTGCTCAATGGGTGTTTGCTCTTCAAGCAAGATTTGAAAATTCTGTTGGTAGAACTTTGATTAATTCGTTGATTTTTAGCGTATCTTACATTGCAACCACTTTTATGATGGTTTTGCTTGACTCTGTATTTTTTGCGCTTGTCTATTTATCTTTAAAGTATTTTTTGCAGGGATTGCCATTGTTGATTTTGCTTGGATGGGGGTCTTTGATTATGCTTCACACTCCGCTGCTTGAGCGCGTGTTTGCAAAATACGTTAAAACAAGTGGTAAGTGA
- a CDS encoding carbohydrate ABC transporter permease: MNEKTKHPVLWTTLFAVVSLLWIFPIALVFMNSFKSKVYIASEPFSLTPKSFIGFDNYVLGINRTNLLMSFWWTIVVTIGAVVLILLCTSMCAWWIVRVNNWAAKLLYVLFLFNMIVPFQMVMFTLSNITTKLGLNTPWGLWIIYLGFGAGLAVFIFTGVVKGIPQELEESAMIDGASVPRIFFQIIVPIMRPAIISVSILQTMWIWNDFLLPYLTLDLNKYKTVSIAVQYLKGGYGSVEMGAMMGCLVLAILPIIIFYLICQKYIIKGVMAGAVKG; encoded by the coding sequence ATGAACGAGAAGACTAAGCATCCTGTGCTTTGGACCACGCTTTTTGCTGTAGTGAGTTTGTTGTGGATTTTCCCAATCGCGTTAGTGTTTATGAACTCCTTTAAGTCAAAGGTGTATATTGCTAGCGAGCCATTCTCACTTACTCCAAAGTCGTTTATTGGTTTTGATAATTACGTTCTTGGCATTAACCGCACGAATTTGTTGATGAGCTTCTGGTGGACAATTGTTGTAACGATTGGCGCTGTGGTTCTGATTCTTTTGTGCACTTCGATGTGCGCATGGTGGATTGTGCGAGTAAACAATTGGGCTGCAAAGCTGCTTTACGTATTGTTCTTGTTCAATATGATTGTGCCATTCCAGATGGTTATGTTCACTCTTTCCAACATCACTACAAAGCTTGGATTGAACACCCCTTGGGGATTGTGGATTATCTACCTTGGCTTTGGCGCAGGTTTGGCTGTGTTTATTTTCACGGGCGTTGTGAAGGGTATTCCTCAGGAGTTGGAAGAGTCCGCAATGATTGATGGCGCTTCCGTACCGCGCATATTCTTCCAGATTATTGTTCCGATTATGAGACCTGCTATTATATCTGTGTCGATTTTGCAAACAATGTGGATTTGGAATGACTTCCTTCTTCCTTACCTCACTTTGGATCTGAACAAGTATAAGACTGTTTCGATTGCAGTTCAATATTTGAAGGGTGGTTATGGTTCTGTTGAAATGGGTGCCATGATGGGCTGCTTGGTTCTTGCCATTCTTCCAATTATTATTTTCTACCTCATCTGCCAGAAGTATATTATCAAAGGCGTTATGGCTGGTGCGGTAAAAGGCTGA
- a CDS encoding LacI family DNA-binding transcriptional regulator, which yields MPANIQDVANEAHVSVSTVSRSFTRPDLVSAITRDKVLAIAEKLNFSISRSAAALKSGRTLRVALLMSDSIRLWFSASIMQGLNQVLHPAGYDLSIFQISSSQERAEFFDMLPTRRNADAVIVCSFDVNKSEVASLKATGVPVLGINCLYPMDCDFDATINIDDDQGARLMARHLIGLGHKNIAYIRTNRDVSLHFSVLQRYHSFIDECKINNITPTEIVAPEGLDRISSIVSSLLSNSSMPTAIACQEDGIAIPLMFQLSRSGYSTPGDLSIIGFDDSFYARETGLTTIRQDPVSMAVDAAKMTLSLINRDYLDESRRYITIPAQLIVRSSTSQLDVD from the coding sequence ATGCCGGCTAATATTCAAGATGTTGCCAACGAAGCTCACGTATCAGTATCTACTGTTTCGCGCTCATTTACACGACCAGACTTAGTTTCCGCAATAACTCGCGACAAAGTGTTGGCTATTGCAGAAAAACTAAACTTCTCAATATCTCGTTCTGCAGCCGCGTTAAAATCTGGCAGAACTCTAAGAGTCGCACTACTAATGAGCGACAGCATTCGTCTGTGGTTTAGCGCATCCATAATGCAAGGATTGAATCAGGTTCTTCACCCAGCAGGCTACGATCTATCAATTTTCCAAATATCAAGCAGCCAAGAGCGCGCAGAATTTTTTGATATGCTACCAACTCGAAGAAATGCGGATGCTGTAATAGTTTGCTCATTTGACGTGAATAAGTCGGAAGTTGCTTCATTAAAGGCAACTGGCGTACCAGTTTTAGGCATAAACTGCTTATATCCTATGGACTGCGATTTTGACGCAACAATTAATATTGATGACGATCAGGGCGCTAGGCTTATGGCTCGCCACCTTATTGGATTAGGTCATAAAAATATAGCTTATATTCGCACAAATCGCGATGTTTCCCTTCATTTCAGCGTTTTACAACGTTATCATTCGTTTATTGACGAATGCAAGATTAACAATATTACTCCTACAGAAATCGTAGCTCCAGAAGGTTTAGACCGCATAAGTTCAATAGTTTCATCGCTTTTAAGCAACAGTAGTATGCCTACTGCAATCGCATGCCAAGAAGACGGAATAGCAATACCTTTAATGTTCCAGCTTTCTAGAAGCGGATACAGCACACCAGGTGATCTTTCAATTATCGGTTTTGACGACAGCTTCTACGCTAGAGAAACAGGACTTACAACTATTAGACAAGACCCTGTAAGTATGGCAGTGGATGCTGCAAAAATGACTTTATCTTTAATTAATAGAGATTATTTAGATGAAAGTCGCCGATACATTACGATTCCAGCACAGTTAATTGTGCGCTCGAGTACATCTCAACTTGACGTAGATTAG
- a CDS encoding carbohydrate ABC transporter permease: protein MINMSGKAIRKWWALFALPTFAAFVIGFLVPFVMGVYLSFTKFHTVTDGKFVGIRNYRKALRDPHFIHSLIFTTAFTVVTTVVINVIAFAIAYMLTKKFKGSNLFRTVFFMPNLIGGIVLGYVWQVVLNGILGYFGRAITYSATYGFWGMVLLICWQQIGYMMIIYIAGLQALPGDVIEAAAVDGATPMQTLFKITIPLMMPSITVCTFLTVTNGFKLFDQNLALTNGAPSRKSEMLALNIFNTFYGRINGEGVGQAKAVIFFIIVAVIALIQNRLTTSKEVAA from the coding sequence ATGATTAATATGAGTGGAAAAGCAATACGCAAATGGTGGGCGTTATTCGCTTTGCCAACGTTTGCTGCTTTTGTAATCGGCTTTTTAGTGCCATTCGTAATGGGTGTGTATCTTAGCTTTACTAAGTTCCATACTGTTACGGATGGAAAGTTTGTGGGTATTCGCAATTATCGCAAGGCTTTGCGCGATCCTCATTTTATTCATTCGTTGATTTTCACAACTGCTTTTACTGTTGTAACAACAGTTGTTATTAACGTTATTGCTTTTGCAATTGCGTATATGCTTACAAAGAAGTTCAAAGGTTCAAACTTATTCCGTACAGTGTTCTTTATGCCAAATCTTATTGGTGGCATTGTTTTGGGCTATGTTTGGCAAGTAGTGCTTAATGGTATTTTAGGCTATTTTGGTCGTGCTATTACGTATTCTGCAACGTACGGATTCTGGGGCATGGTTCTTTTGATATGCTGGCAGCAAATCGGATATATGATGATTATTTACATTGCTGGTTTGCAGGCGCTTCCAGGAGATGTTATTGAGGCGGCAGCTGTTGATGGCGCAACTCCAATGCAGACGCTGTTTAAGATTACGATTCCTCTTATGATGCCGTCCATTACAGTGTGCACATTCTTGACTGTTACAAACGGATTCAAGCTGTTCGATCAGAACTTGGCGTTGACTAATGGTGCTCCTTCCAGAAAGTCGGAGATGTTGGCGTTGAACATTTTCAACACATTCTATGGAAGAATCAATGGTGAAGGCGTCGGTCAGGCAAAGGCAGTCATATTCTTCATCATTGTGGCTGTAATTGCTTTGATTCAGAACAGGTTGACAACGTCTAAGGAGGTGGCAGCATGA